One window from the genome of Eriocheir sinensis breed Jianghai 21 chromosome 15, ASM2467909v1, whole genome shotgun sequence encodes:
- the LOC126998713 gene encoding uncharacterized protein LOC126998713, which yields MMALSQPACFASTGVTWAIKITRLEVPTPLAVGDGGWLECEWKDEGDHVYALKWYVSGEEFYRWTPLETPAIKTFPSPHFEVDSRDSHRGRVRIRNVTVSAGGKYRCEISGEAPKFKTSFATADMTVVDLPDSRPRIEGNEAIPYQLHQTITINCSSHDALPAPSLTFYINDQPVDPEWEDLNQVLVNETSGLETSHKSLHFRLQPSMVPLGLLQVKCVASYPQLYWESSEKTFRVLAGQSSGLPLGSQGFVLQGEARRSEASMHFLSVLLLAPLIMR from the exons ATGATGGCGCTCTCCCAGCCGGC CTGTTTTGCCTCCACAGGGGTGACCTGGGCCATCAAGATCACCCGCCTGGAGGTGCCGACGCCGCTTGCTGTGGGTGACGGCGGCTGGCTGGAGTGCGAGTGGAAGGacgagggcgaccacgtgtacgCCCTCAAATGGTACGTCAGTGGCGAGGAGTTTTACCGCTGGACACCCCTGGAGACCCCCGCCATCAAGACTTTCCCTTCGCCGCACTTTGAGGTGGACAGCCGCGACTCACACCGAGGGCGCGTCCGGATACGCAATGTGACGGTGAGCGCCGGAGGGAAGTACCGCTGCGAGATATCAGGAGAGGCACCCAAGTTCAAGACGTCCTTCGCCACCGCGGACATGACAGTCGTGG ACCTACCTGACAGCCGCCCCCGGATCGAGGGCAACGAGGCGATCCCCTACCAGTTGCACCAGACCATCACCATCAACTGCTCCTCCCACGATGCCCTGCCAGCTCCCAGCCTCACCTTCTACATCAATGACCAGCCT GTTGACCCGGAGTGGGAGGACCTCAACCAGGTGCTAGTCAACGAGACTTCGGGGCTCGAGACAAGTCACAAGAGTTTGCACTTCAGGCTGCAGCCCAGTATGGTGCCACTGGGGCTGCTGCAGGTGAAGTGTGTGGCGTCGTACCCCCAGCTGTACTGGGAGAGCAGCGAGAAGACCTTCAGAGTCCTGGCGGGGCAGAGCTCAGGCCTCCCACTCGGCTCCCAAG GGTTTGTGCTGCAGGGCGAAGCAAGGCGTTCCGAGGCTAGCATGCACTTCCTTTCCGTACTCCTCCTCGCCCCACTTATCATGCGGTAG